In Armatimonadota bacterium, the genomic stretch GGTCTCCGTGAGGGCGGCCTGGAGCTGGAGGAAGTTCCCGCTTGCCTTGAGGTCGGGGTAGGCCTCGGCCCGGAGGCGAAGCTGGCCCAGAAGCCTCCCCACCTCCCCCTCGAGGCGGAACTCCTCCTCGGCATTCCCCCTGGCCCTGGCCCGCTCGGCCTCCTCCCGCAGGAGGGTGAGCCTCTCCAATAGCTCCCGCTCGTGGGCCATGTACCGCTTCACCGCCTCCACCAGGTTGGGGATGAGGTCGTAGCGCTTCTTGAGCTGGGCCTCCACGGCGCCGAAGGCGTTTTCCACCGCGTTCTTGCGGGCGATGAGGCCGTTATAGGTGAGGAGAAGGCCCAGGGCCACAAGAATGGCGATGCCCAGTAGCGCTTCCATATGCAACCTCCCTAAGGGTTGGGATCCCGAGGGCCCCCAGGGGTTT encodes the following:
- a CDS encoding LemA family protein — its product is MEALLGIAILVALGLLLTYNGLIARKNAVENAFGAVEAQLKKRYDLIPNLVEAVKRYMAHERELLERLTLLREEAERARARGNAEEEFRLEGEVGRLLGQLRLRAEAYPDLKASGNFLQLQAALTETEDSLAAARRFYNQAVTDYNNAIEQFPGLLLARPMGLVRKPVFTLPEGERERPDLGELFGR